Proteins from a single region of Catenulispora acidiphila DSM 44928:
- a CDS encoding MFS transporter — protein MVHDTHAPPNPSDPAKSVQGAPLQDWSHLDPKRWLALAVILIAAFMDLLDATIVNVAIPSMQDNLHARYSDIEWIVAAYALSFAAMLITGGRLGDIFGRKLIFMVGVLGFTASSVLCGLAQTPGELIGARFAQGAMAGLMVPQVLSIIHVTFPPNERGKVFGMFGGIVGSASVFGPILGGLLVQWNVNNLHWRPIFLVNLPVGLLALIPAYFVIRESKSPTAPRLDLFGMVLAIAAVVLVAYPLTEGRSDGWPLSGYLMMAAAAPVLIVFVLYERWRTGRAGSPLVVLSLFRQRSFDAGLSVWLIFNVALSGFFLVWTLYMQIGLGWTPIHSGLTGIIFAFGAAPAAGASVQVLTPKFGRKVLMAGALLNAAGFAVFIYMAAHFGTKITTWEMIPPLLVAGVGFGLVVAPITDLVLSDVPTADAGSASGVFSTVQQVGAALGIALIGVIFFSQLNTQSHKAVDAVTPKLRSTLSAAGLPGPAVDGVVADFGTCIRDRSAATDPTSVPPSCQKNPVQMGVDPATAGQVTAILTTSSQSAAGEDFWRGFGVTLVWMIGDLLLVFLGMFALPKKVREIDPAEKAWA, from the coding sequence GTGGTGCATGACACCCACGCTCCGCCGAACCCCTCCGACCCCGCGAAGTCCGTCCAGGGAGCGCCGCTCCAAGACTGGTCGCACCTGGACCCCAAGCGCTGGCTGGCGCTCGCGGTGATCCTGATCGCCGCGTTCATGGACCTGCTCGACGCCACCATCGTGAACGTCGCGATCCCGAGCATGCAGGACAACCTGCACGCCCGGTACTCCGACATCGAGTGGATCGTCGCGGCCTACGCCCTGTCCTTCGCCGCGATGCTGATCACCGGCGGGCGGCTCGGCGACATCTTCGGACGCAAGCTGATCTTCATGGTCGGCGTGCTCGGATTCACCGCCTCCTCGGTCCTGTGCGGACTGGCGCAGACCCCTGGCGAGCTCATCGGCGCCCGCTTCGCGCAGGGCGCGATGGCCGGCCTGATGGTGCCGCAGGTGCTCTCGATCATCCACGTCACCTTCCCGCCGAACGAGCGCGGCAAGGTCTTCGGCATGTTCGGCGGGATCGTCGGATCGGCCTCGGTGTTCGGCCCGATCCTGGGCGGCCTGCTGGTCCAGTGGAACGTGAACAACCTGCACTGGCGGCCGATCTTCCTGGTCAACCTGCCGGTCGGGCTGCTGGCGCTGATCCCGGCGTACTTCGTGATCCGGGAGTCCAAGTCCCCGACGGCGCCCCGGCTGGACCTGTTCGGCATGGTGCTGGCCATCGCCGCCGTGGTCCTGGTCGCCTACCCGCTGACCGAGGGGCGCTCGGACGGCTGGCCGCTGTCGGGCTACCTGATGATGGCCGCGGCGGCGCCGGTGCTGATCGTGTTCGTGCTCTACGAACGGTGGCGCACCGGCCGGGCCGGGTCGCCGCTGGTGGTCCTGAGCCTGTTCCGGCAGCGGTCCTTCGACGCCGGGCTGAGCGTCTGGCTGATCTTCAACGTGGCGCTGTCCGGCTTCTTCCTGGTCTGGACCCTCTACATGCAGATCGGCCTGGGCTGGACCCCGATCCACTCCGGGCTGACCGGCATCATCTTCGCCTTCGGCGCCGCGCCCGCGGCCGGCGCCTCGGTGCAGGTGCTGACCCCGAAGTTCGGCCGCAAGGTCCTGATGGCCGGCGCGCTGCTGAACGCGGCGGGCTTCGCGGTCTTCATCTACATGGCGGCGCACTTCGGCACCAAGATCACCACCTGGGAGATGATCCCGCCGCTGTTGGTCGCCGGCGTCGGGTTCGGGCTGGTGGTCGCGCCGATCACCGACCTGGTGCTCTCCGACGTCCCGACCGCGGACGCCGGCAGCGCCTCGGGCGTGTTCAGCACGGTGCAGCAGGTCGGCGCCGCGCTGGGCATCGCGCTGATCGGCGTGATCTTCTTCTCCCAGCTGAACACCCAGTCCCACAAGGCCGTGGACGCCGTGACCCCGAAGCTTCGCAGCACCCTGAGCGCGGCCGGACTCCCGGGACCGGCGGTGGACGGTGTGGTGGCCGACTTCGGCACCTGCATCCGCGACCGCTCCGCGGCCACCGACCCGACCTCCGTCCCGCCGAGCTGCCAGAAGAATCCCGTCCAGATGGGGGTCGACCCCGCGACCGCCGGCCAGGTCACCGCCATCTTGACCACCAGCAGCCAGTCCGCCGCCGGCGAGGACTTCTGGCGCGGCTTCGGGGTCACCCTGGTCTGGATGATCGGGGACCTGCTCCTGGTGTTCCTCGGCATGTTCGCCCTGCCGAAGAAGGTCCGGGAGATCGACCCGGCGGAGAAGGCCTGGGCCTGA
- a CDS encoding SDR family oxidoreductase, giving the protein MILVTGATGNVGRPLVEMLLSEGQAVRAVTRDPAKAALPAGAEAVQADPSDPDTLAEALNGVSAVFLNPIALGEGTHRLMELAREAGVTRIVLLSSGAVQDEESEHHNALADWHKAIEDAVTGSGLPWTIIRPFEFAANCVGAWAQQIKFTGMVRGAYAKSTTSVIHEKDVAAVAAKALTSDGHAGSVYLLTGPESLTREEMVASIGQALGRDLAFEEIPREVAKKFTLEGTGFPEDVVDTMLTLQEHSVGHEAFISPQVEEILGRPALPFAQWASDHVADFS; this is encoded by the coding sequence TTGATACTCGTCACCGGTGCCACCGGAAACGTCGGCCGCCCGCTGGTGGAGATGCTCCTGTCCGAGGGCCAGGCGGTCCGCGCCGTCACCCGCGACCCCGCCAAGGCCGCTCTGCCGGCCGGCGCCGAGGCGGTCCAGGCCGACCCCTCGGACCCGGACACCCTCGCCGAGGCCCTGAACGGCGTCAGCGCCGTCTTCCTGAACCCGATCGCACTCGGCGAGGGTACCCACCGGCTGATGGAGCTGGCCCGCGAGGCCGGCGTGACCCGGATCGTCCTGCTGTCCTCCGGCGCGGTCCAGGACGAGGAGTCCGAGCACCACAACGCGCTGGCCGACTGGCACAAGGCCATCGAGGACGCGGTCACCGGCTCCGGGCTGCCCTGGACGATCATCCGGCCCTTCGAGTTCGCGGCCAACTGCGTCGGCGCGTGGGCTCAGCAGATCAAGTTCACCGGCATGGTGCGCGGCGCGTACGCCAAGTCGACCACCTCGGTCATCCACGAGAAGGACGTCGCCGCGGTCGCCGCGAAGGCCCTGACCTCCGACGGCCATGCCGGCTCGGTGTACCTGCTCACCGGCCCGGAGTCGCTGACCCGGGAGGAGATGGTCGCCAGCATCGGCCAGGCGCTGGGCCGCGACCTGGCCTTCGAGGAGATCCCGCGCGAGGTGGCCAAGAAGTTCACGCTGGAGGGCACCGGCTTCCCGGAGGACGTCGTGGACACGATGCTCACCCTGCAGGAGCACTCGGTCGGCCACGAGGCCTTCATCAGCCCGCAGGTCGAGGAGATCCTCGGCCGCCCCGCTTTGCCCTTCGCGCAGTGGGCGAGCGACCACGTCGCCGACTTCAGCTGA
- a CDS encoding cupin domain-containing protein, whose amino-acid sequence MTAIPAFPSLPEKVVALADVDPIRWGGEEAARFLLTGQDTGGLYSYYEVSVPAGEGSIFHVHEDMDETFFVIEGEFDVKIDDTIHAAPQGVLVYGPRGRGHSFFNTWHQPSKMLCVTTPGGIEDFFTDLSTLMAEPAPPDWERMSGLAAKHRITAHRPLGGPHGGPPAA is encoded by the coding sequence ATGACTGCGATACCCGCGTTCCCGAGCCTGCCGGAGAAGGTCGTCGCTCTGGCCGACGTCGACCCGATCCGGTGGGGCGGCGAGGAAGCCGCGCGGTTCCTGCTGACCGGGCAGGACACCGGCGGGCTGTACTCCTACTACGAAGTGAGCGTCCCAGCCGGAGAGGGCTCGATCTTCCACGTCCACGAGGACATGGACGAGACCTTCTTCGTCATCGAGGGCGAGTTCGACGTCAAGATCGACGACACGATCCACGCCGCGCCCCAGGGCGTGCTGGTCTACGGACCGCGCGGCCGCGGCCACTCCTTCTTCAACACCTGGCACCAGCCCAGCAAGATGCTCTGCGTCACCACCCCCGGCGGCATCGAGGACTTCTTCACCGACCTCAGCACCCTGATGGCCGAACCGGCGCCGCCGGACTGGGAGCGGATGAGCGGGCTGGCCGCCAAACACCGGATCACCGCCCACCGGCCGCTGGGCGGACCGCACGGCGGCCCGCCGGCAGCCTGA
- a CDS encoding ester cyclase yields MSTTANKALVEKAIGILSGQTPEDFAQEAFAADYRDHNAPGDGGPARFLKVRAQLQTAFSDLKHEILASVAEDDIVSIHVQLTGTHTGVFQAGPRAIPATGNAVVIRSMHMLRVADGRITDNWAVRDDLTVLRAVGALPTPPAGGPGGPGGPGGAGGPAGPGGPGRPGAPAAA; encoded by the coding sequence ATGTCCACCACCGCTAACAAGGCCCTGGTCGAGAAGGCCATCGGCATCCTGTCGGGCCAGACCCCCGAGGACTTCGCGCAGGAGGCGTTCGCCGCCGACTACCGCGACCACAACGCGCCCGGCGACGGCGGCCCGGCGCGGTTCCTGAAGGTCCGCGCCCAGTTGCAGACCGCCTTCTCGGACCTGAAGCACGAGATCCTCGCGAGCGTCGCCGAGGACGACATCGTCTCGATCCACGTGCAGCTGACCGGCACGCACACCGGCGTGTTCCAGGCCGGTCCGCGCGCGATCCCGGCGACCGGCAACGCGGTCGTGATCCGCTCGATGCACATGCTGCGGGTCGCCGACGGCCGCATCACCGACAACTGGGCCGTCCGGGACGACCTGACCGTGCTGCGCGCGGTCGGCGCCTTGCCGACGCCGCCGGCCGGCGGTCCGGGCGGTCCCGGCGGTCCGGGCGGAGCCGGCGGTCCCGCAGGTCCCGGCGGACCCGGTCGCCCCGGCGCCCCGGCGGCTGCCTGA
- a CDS encoding hemerythrin domain-containing protein, translating to MTNNALPGTGAAKYGPGDRLIAMQAAHDAFRRDLERMARAASPANLRDPKRRQSILNGWAVFENQLLIHHKHEDRFLWPRLRQRLAGSSAAQSTLDAMDAEHALIDPLLEAVNHSFAHGGEGAGAVIEEMTDKLGGHLEHEEREAMPMIGEALSDAEWKAVVSDIRKATKLSSAAQFMPWLSEGVDAEGEKTILSIMPPPARVVYRRIWKPKYTNVERW from the coding sequence ATGACGAACAACGCACTTCCGGGCACCGGGGCCGCCAAATACGGCCCCGGGGACCGCCTGATCGCCATGCAGGCCGCGCACGACGCCTTCCGCCGCGACCTGGAACGGATGGCGCGCGCGGCCAGCCCGGCCAACCTGCGCGACCCCAAGCGCCGCCAGTCCATCCTGAACGGCTGGGCGGTCTTCGAGAACCAGCTGCTCATCCACCACAAGCACGAGGACCGCTTCCTGTGGCCGCGGCTGCGCCAGCGGCTCGCCGGGAGCAGCGCCGCCCAGTCCACCCTGGACGCGATGGACGCCGAACACGCGCTCATCGACCCGCTGCTGGAGGCGGTCAACCACTCCTTCGCGCACGGCGGCGAGGGCGCCGGCGCGGTCATCGAGGAGATGACCGACAAGCTCGGCGGCCACCTCGAGCACGAGGAGCGCGAGGCCATGCCGATGATCGGCGAGGCGCTGTCCGACGCCGAGTGGAAGGCCGTGGTCTCCGACATCCGCAAGGCCACCAAGCTGTCCTCGGCCGCGCAGTTCATGCCGTGGCTGTCCGAAGGCGTGGACGCCGAGGGGGAGAAGACGATCCTGAGCATCATGCCGCCGCCGGCGCGCGTGGTGTACCGCCGCATCTGGAAGCCGAAATACACCAACGTCGAGCGCTGGTGA
- a CDS encoding flavin reductase family protein, translating into MTAALPATHLHSVQPIDGTMLRQVCGHFVTGVTVITSGEAGGESGGTTVNSFTSVSLDPPLVLFCLHNDSRLRAMVEDRRAFAVNFLAGRQEKVAWKFAGKQTANLSDVPHKRSIAGTPVLSDALAFLACTLVSQFAGGDHTIYLGEVVELGAARGRDPLIFFKGTLGALADEPHQTHYWDG; encoded by the coding sequence GTGACCGCAGCACTGCCCGCTACGCACCTGCACTCGGTCCAACCGATAGACGGCACGATGCTCCGCCAGGTGTGCGGCCACTTCGTCACCGGCGTCACCGTGATCACCAGCGGTGAGGCCGGCGGCGAGAGCGGCGGCACCACCGTGAACTCCTTCACCTCGGTGTCGCTGGACCCGCCGCTGGTCCTGTTCTGTCTGCACAACGACTCCCGGCTGCGCGCGATGGTCGAGGACCGCCGCGCCTTCGCCGTCAACTTCCTGGCCGGCCGCCAGGAGAAGGTCGCCTGGAAGTTCGCCGGGAAGCAGACCGCGAACCTGTCCGACGTGCCGCACAAGCGCTCCATCGCCGGGACCCCGGTCCTGTCCGACGCGCTGGCGTTCCTGGCCTGCACCCTGGTCAGCCAGTTCGCCGGCGGCGACCACACCATCTACCTCGGCGAGGTGGTCGAGCTCGGCGCGGCGCGCGGCCGCGACCCGCTCATCTTCTTCAAGGGCACGCTCGGCGCCCTCGCCGACGAACCGCACCAGACGCACTACTGGGACGGCTGA